CTtattacaatatcttaataaaacatgtgtTGCCCATATACTTCAGCGTAGAATTTCAGGTGCAATTCATTGgacaataatcaaaattttgataattcttTTGGTGGAGTTTATGTTTTTGATAACTCTTTTAAACTTATATCTTGACTAAGAATATAATACAATGcatttattaggtacaaaatgtggtcgttatagATTGAATACTATAATCCTCGACAATTCAAAATCAAGGACGCTGACTCCTTCATTCCAatcacattttgaaatatttctagTAAGCAAATAGCAATACAGAGTGCATTGTGTATTTCAAAACTACCCTTTAATTTCAGGCCTATGTATTgtcttacttttttttttttttatataaaatacatataacaatATTGAAATAACTGCAATAGATAAATCAACGTAAgactgaaatttgttttaatgcaatGCTTTAAGTTGTATGCATGTACAAATATTCGAATACGTAAAATCAATGTAGAaaccaaacattttaatatcCCCTGTGCTCTCATAAACCAACGGTCATTCCACGAATACAGTACGGCAGCATTTGCTTATATCAACACCATTAGTCTCCAACAAAATAGGTCCATTATGTCTCGAGTACGTTGATTATTGGACTCGGTTCACGGGCACTAACCAGACTCTCCGTGTAAAAGTCAATTGGTCACTGACGCGGACACCCTGCATTAGGAGGCCTGATAGAAGAAGGTGGGGTCGGTGAGGCGGGGGTCTTCCACCCTACGGTAAACGGCCAGGTGCTTGTCTCCCTTGTTCCTGGACACCTTCTGTCCCTCCTCTGTGCTCTCATATAGCTTGGCGACCACTGGGTCATTATCCtgaaaacattctttttttttacattgccAAAACGACAAGTATATTGAGCTTATTAATCCAAATAGAAAAACTAATTGCAAATTGCGAAATAAATCTATAATCAAAATTTCGAAATAACCATTCGGGTATTAATAATTTTCTGATTGAGGTCAGCAGGATTAATTGGGAAAGTATTTAATATCCATTACAATCATTATGGTCGAGATCCTTTTAAATAATCAGCGTAAAAATCGTACCAATTCACTACCAGAAATCCTCTCAAACAAAGGGAATTGGTCGAAATGAGAAACCATCCACTCGTGAAGATCGCGTACGTCCGTGATTGTGTAAACGACCCCCTGAAAGCAAACAGTTCAAATACACATAATTGGAATGCATTAAATTTAGACCAGTCAATTAACAGGGTGGATAATTTTTCACAAATAATCGATAGTAAATTTGCATTCACATGAGCGCTACTGATATTATCGTTAACAATAATATAAACTGCTAGAGTTGTATACTGCAAATCACACAGTCAACATATCATATGTCTTGCTCAGGGTTGAGTATTAACACAAAGATATTTACCCCAGTTCTTGAAACATGTACGCGATACATACTCAGATTCTTGATGCTTACTCCAAAGTTTGTTTCATGTATCTGTTAACTCTTTAATACATCCTGTGGCTCTTGATACAAATCATAACTCTTGATATACTCAAACTCTTGACAATGCCTTGattcttgatataaatataatctTCAATTGATATATACCTTTCCCCGATTCTAAACACTTGTACTCGACATTTGACATATACATCAACATTAAATTCACGAACTACACATAAAATCGCCACTTCATAAAAATCGGGACACTAGAAACATTTCCGACACTTGGTACATACCCCGACAATAGACAAATACTTGACACTGTTTTTGAATTAACATACCCCGACACTAGACAAATACTTTACACTGTCTTTGAACATACCCCGACACTAGACAAATACATGACAATGTATTGATACATACCCTGATACTAGACAAATACTTGACGCTGTATTGATACATACCCCGACACTAGACAAATACTTGACACTGTCTTGATACACACCCCGACACTAGAAAAATACCTGGTACTTTCTTAGTACATACCTCGACACTAGACAAATTCTGGACACTGTCTTGGTATATACCTCAACACTAGACAAATAATTGGCACTGTCTTGGTACATACCTCGACACTATAGACAAATACTTGACACTGTCTTGATACATACCCCGACACTAGACAAATACTTGACACTGTCTTGATACATACCCCGAAACTAGAAAAATACCTGGTACTTTCTTAGTACATACCTCGACACTAGACAAATTCTGGACACTGTCTTGGTATATACCTCGACACTAGACAAATAATTGGCACTGTCTTGGTACATACCTCGACACTATAGACAAATACTTGACACTGTCTTGATACATACCCCGACACTAGACAAATTCTTGACACTGTCTTGATACATACCCCGACACTAGAAAAATACCTTGTACTTTCTTAGTACATACCTCGACACTAGACAAATTCTGGACACTGTCTTGGTATATAACTTGACACTAGACAAATACTTGGCACTGTCTTGGTACATACCTCGACACTAGACAAATACTTTACACTTGTCTTGGTACATACCCCGACACTATACAAATACTTGACACTGTCTTGATACATACCCCGACACTAGACAAATTCTTGACAATGTATTGATACATACCTCGACACTAGACAAATACTTTACACTGTCTTGGTACATACCTCGACACTAGACAAATACTTGGTACTGTCTTGGTATATACCTCGACACTAGACAAATATTTGACACTGTTTAGGAACATACCCCGACATTAGACAAATACTTGACACAGTTTTGATACACAACCCGACATGTGCACTAGGTAAAGACCCAACACTTGATatatatcccaacaattgacatatacatgtacaggcaTCGACACTACACTTGATAAATACCACGACACAAAACACAATGCCCAACACTTGATAAAAACCGGGACACATGACATATTCCCGACACTTCATTCATACCCCGACTTTAGACACATACATATTCTATAAACACACATCACACTCTTGATACATTACCCTGTACTTAATACATACCTGGCGCCAACACTACACACATGTACTTGACACTAACTCTATACCCCGACACTAGACAAATACTCGttatttgataaatacatgtacctcaacACTAAACAATTACCCTTCATTTGATACCCTACACTAGACACATACCTGACACTACACTTATACCCTGATACTGAACACATAAATGTACCCGGcgctattttttcttttacataaaCCTGGCACTAGATATATGTACCTACTCCAATACTAGACACATAACCGACATTTGATAATGCCACAAGTTTTGATTTAACGCCGCCGATTTAATATACGATGTAAACCCTGACTttacagttacatgtaccaCTACTCTTGAGAATTTTGACTTGATACATACCCCAATAGATGAAAATAAGCCAGATTTGACACAAATCCGACTCCTGATACGCACCCTTACGTTTCATACATACCTTAACGTACATACACTGGCTTTTGATACATACCTCGACTCTTGATATTAAAATTACATACACTGGCTTTTgatatatacccccccccccaactcttGATGTTAAACGTAAATACACTGGCTTTTGATATAAACCCCCAACTCTTATGTTAAACGTACATAGTACACTGGTTTGAATACATACCCCGACTCTTAAAACATAGGCGTACTCCGCCAGCAGGCTTTGACTGATAATCCGCCACTTGTGCTTAGTTTTTTTGAAGTGTGGGTCGGGGAATAGAAAAAACATCTTCGacaactaaaatcaaaatgctaCATGAATGTCAACAATATTAGGTTAGATATTTGTTACTTTTTGCAAGGTTTCAAATTTAGATCTgtaaattgcattaatttttggTTCTAAAGAACGGATATAAATATGCAAAGTTATAAATAAACagaatttatcaaaaatttggGTCCTTTTTTATGGGACGACGGTAATGAATTTTTAGGAAGGCGACTAATTAAGAAACAAATCCAATTGAAGATGTTTGTTACAATTATTTATTCTACTTTATGCTGGATTAAATTGTAACATAAAAAAGACATTGTCACAAATAAAAAACGTTTATAGAGAAAGATAATGTTTTGTACCCAATACATGACCGAATAAAAAAatggataaataaataaaatagtaataattcactggtaaaacattatatttcaaataaccaGCGCTTGGATGTtgagaaatgtaaatatagaaatACCTGtcctttttgaaagaaattCGGGAGATATTTCATGGCATTGGACCGAATGCATGAGATGTTGGTATACTGTCCGGGATTCTGAGCTCTAAGGGCTTTGATTCTGTCTTTTACATAATCTAGTACCTTCACCCGAATTTCAATGCCAAGCATAAGGGATTCGGAAAACATTGGtgacaaagacactgaaaatgaATGGGTACATTATGGTAAAGGCGTATTATTTGTTTCTTAAGgaaatttgaattaaagaatAGATAAAGATACATGTTTAAGTATTATGGGTGCTGTGTGATGTATATCATGGTTTGGGGTCACGAACCTGGTTTAACCTCATAAAACAAAAACCAGTTTAACTATATATGGCTATTTGTTTAAACCTATAATATAGATGTTCTTTTGTTTCTCTGATGCCTTATTATCTTAACTTTACATTGTTTAATACTTAACTTAACGCGCAATCAAAATACCCAATTGAGGTTCATATGTCGGCACAACCTTTCTTGTatcattttcagaaaatgtgCAATTTCAGTTTGTCACGTGATAGACAAACTGTAATTCATTCATTGCGGTCAACATGGTCAAAAAGACAAGACTGAAATTTCAATCctaaaaaaatgtcattataaTGGACATTGTGCTTAAACATCTACAGATAGCGGAGAAAATATAGACTAGGTTGAGCACGAGACAATATGGTTTCCGGGCTTCGGATCTTTACTGACTCCTTGCATATTTACTCCGGAACGAACCTgcaattgatatatatatatatatatatatatatatatatatatatatatatatatatatatatatatatatatatatatatatgggtcattatcaaaatatgcagcctTTTGCGTCAGTGTCAATTTAAAGGGGGGAAAATAATTTTCtggggaatatatacagtaccattggattttagaaacttaaacccatattgttgaacaaataaatcgacaattttactgcttaaagtataaaaaaaatattatttgttatgagatttcagtgaatttacgttgtcattaaatttttccaACGTCTTTAACCTACAATatcttcaataatattgatgttttattccaaaaatcgccgttaattttcaaaacaacattcatattttaatttctgctaTGCTCCTTAACAAgttctcttttaaaaacaatgaatttgatgagatatatgtttgtacaaaaaaattttgtcattggtgttacaaggcaaattatataaaaatatcttaaaatacatcaagtaaataatattgtactaCAGTTGGAATCCCCCAGATCATAGTGACATCATTCCCTGCtactaaaaagataaatgtatcagtgatgacatcattgtgatagaaaatatggcagaaaatgttagtatgctccgaaaaatacaatgtaaactgtGTCAGTGGGATAACGTGCTATTTAaggttttctattatgaaagaacaaaaaagtttttcacaTAAATGATGAATGTTTATCACATTATAACATAGGCTATGTAGCTTCGTGTAGTAACTGTTCTCTTGGGTCATACTGCTACATTTACTATGGATACATCAGTGGTATAACGGTCAGTGGTGTAACCAAAAATTGCTGTTACACCACTGAAAAAACTGTTACACcacatgacattatttaattattttactttttcttccatttcatttatattttgagcattttgaacaattgttatttatcaattttacaagttagacactgtcacaataaagaaagcttgactatttaattgcaattgtgttttcttaatctGGAAAATGAGACCTGTTACACCATTGACATTATTTGAAACACCACTGACATTTTGTATGCTCTAATTATGTTTTACCCATTTAAATACTTGATTAAcagataaaagtaaaaacaaatttattctaataaagaaatgaaattatccacatcatatttttattaaaaaatcaaattttttaatgacttataGTGTACAATAATATATGTTATTCCACTGACATTTCACATTTCCTATTATGTTAtactaaaatctttcaaatactTAAAGGTAACAAATGCTAGCTGAGcttcaaaaaacatatatagACAAAGAAGAAGTGTATATGCATTGTATGCatagattttggagaaaattggagaaatttcaattttattatccAAAGTGTATGATTGATATGAGCTGGTATAGTATTGAAGATGTTTGCGAGATTGATGAGCCGAAGAAAGTTCGAACTCGGTACAAGGTGGATATTAGTGTGTGGATGCCaatagtaaaaaatataacatcaaagaatgagtgaattcatgtaaaaaaacatCTACATGCCATTTTtgtgtcagtggtgtaacactGATTATAAGTGGTGTAACAGTGTGTCTATCTTCAGATTATGAAAGAAGAGGCacgaaaacttttatttaagataaaatttatcatgttttaaatgcaatcaaaaatagaaattagtttattttacaaaatttaacacgCTTATCTCTTATTTATTATCACTAGGTCAGTGGTGCAACTTTAAGTCAGTGGTAAAACATAATAATCAGTGGTGTAacgtgtacatttttctccaaataaaattaactgacaatgattcatgtatatttgaaaacaccAGTGCATTTAcaataatgtcttttttatgctccattaaaagaaaaatccagttgtgttctttttaatgctcaaattaaaaatttgttgagtaaCATCAAGACTTTGTCTCAAATGTTATGTTGGTCACTATGtaaatgtgtcaaatattttctgttatctaattctaataactttaaatgaagtttgttgatataaactttatgtccatcattttaaaagaattattttattttatttaagaattttttcctaaACTATATgcctgttacaccactgacaaaaTTTTCACAGTTCATTTAATTTTAGTCTAATTATCAACCAAATGGTAGATTCcaatgtttgcaaatttttagatgttatacttcattgtttgttaaatgtgttttttgcaatcaaagtaattttttcaccaataattttctcatgttttacatattttaaaagtctgcatattttgataatgacccatatatatatatatatatatatatatatatatatatatatatatatatatatatatatatatgaaaccAAGCTGACGACGGTTATTGAAATCGATTCATATATAGGACACAATTTTACCAAACACGAAGAAAAGTACGCACGACAAAGGCTATCAAAGGAATGAAggatttttgcattaaaatgtgTAGAcataaaatgctgtttttatatttttatttttacgaaGTGCAGTTATTCTATATGgaataaatgcaataaatagaAGTGCCGTTATTCCATAtgaaataaatgcaataaatagaAGTGCAGATATTCCATATGGAATAAATGCAAATATTCCATATGgaataaatgcaataaatagaAGTGCAGTTATTCCATATGgaataaatgcaataaatagaAGTGCAGATATTCCATAtgaaataaatgcaaatattCCATATGgaataaatgcaataaatagaAGTGCAGTTATTTCATATAgaataaatgcaataaatagaGGTTTAACTGATTTATCCACAAGTGCCTTCACCATAGGGCCAATGGAAGCATATGACAATCCGACTTCAAGTTTTCTGAAAAGTGAACAATCACGGTACATTGATAAAGCCGGTTTGATTAATCTAAAACATTAAGTTTAAGATTATTCTTTTAGAAGCAGCTTAGTAATACAGGGAAGTTATAAGGATATAATCTGATCTGAATCTCTGTAGATTTTGAGGGTATCGAAACTCTATTTCAGATATATACTTATCCATTATGTAATATTAGAGTATCATGTCttcattaattcattaaaataaataaattaaacaaaacaatccccattgttttaatatttttctacattttgagAAGTCAATACATGGCATTCATACAAGCAAAGCAGTTCTCCTTTTCCGTTACAGAAAACGTCATTTCATCATTAGaatgatttaatacatgtaaactaATTTCAAATGGATATGACAATTAAAAGCATGATCCATTGgaaaaagacaataaaaaagaaatagtaCATCAAGACTTGGTCGTATTGCTCCGCTACTATCTTCCACGTATCTTCCTCTACCGGCTCAACCGTAATTGGCTCGACTTTCCCGTCCtttacattttgtacaaatCCATCATCTAATTTGGAAGCAACTCGAACCTGCGATTTCCTTTTACCCATGTTACATGGAATACAAAGAAATTTGAGTTGCAAAATCTTCAGAACAGTTGCAGCTGTTTTCGACACTTTTAAGTTAGAGTCTCTATAGTGGAATCGCATGGTGACAATTGTGAGGATGCATATCAACGTACTCATAGTCATTGTCACAACCAAAAAATAGGACAATATAGACATTGGCTCTGAGGTCTTTGGCATATTTTCGCTGATTAGAGTCAAGAAAACGGCgaatgacaaaaatattgtgATGGCATATGACACACGCTCACCGCTATCAACAGGTAAGGCAAAAACTAGAGGGTTGAGTATGGACAGGAGAAGGATGGGCGCCAACATATTGATGACAAAGTAGAGAGCTCTTCTCTTCAGATTGATCCGGAGTTCAATTATACTCTCAGTTGTAACTATATCGGAGTATTTCATCTCAGTGCTTTCTAGTTTCCATAGATCATTGGGAGAATAATAAGTTGTATCGATAGTAGATATGTTTTTTCCAGGCATCAAAACAGCTTCAAATGGCAAAAACCCCCAGAGAGCAAAAGTAAAGAAACAAGACTGTGTATCAAACggaaatttgtacatgtttacattacataaacttttgaacaaaccCCCAGGTGTCCACTGCACTGCGCCACTATAATGTACTCTTCCTAAATAATCATCATTCCCTAACGCTTCCATCTTATTCGCAGGATTAATCAAAAACACGCTTGGAACCCAAAGCTTTTTCTTAGGAATGGGTAGCATCTCAATGTCACCATAATTACTTGGCGTCCAGGTCAGACGAAAGTCATGCCAATCGAGTATGATTCCAAACACAATAGATATAACCCCTGAAACTTCGTCAAAatcattcaaagaaaaaataagtgGGTGCATAGAAACTTTTGTTGCTTCCGACAGATTTTGATTTGGTCTAATGTCCGTTGAGTAATTCTGGAATAAATCCCCAAGAAGTCGCTCAGCGTCACTATAACTTGCACACTGAACATTCATAAACGACAATCCAGCAGTGAGTAAAAGAAAATAACAGGAACTACTTATGCATTTCATCGTTGGAATaagattttctttgttttaaaatttcacaagGCTAAATATATTTGTGACAGGTTTTCATGTGTATTTAACTTTTCCAATTCTATTTCCAATCTGAAATACTCTTGCCCTGAGACCTACAAAAATGTGTGAAGGTTTAAATGTTTCGCATTAAATTCAACCAATTTACAAGTAATCCCCCAAAAGAGATCAAATGGAAAATCGTCAAATACATTAATCGCGACACATTCACGTCATTTGCTTTATACAATTACACTTGTAATAACAATCACTAGTGTGCCAACTTTACTATTTTTACATAAGATAAATAATGGTCACCGAAAATCAACGGAGGATGAATTATTGAAAACGTTTAGGATGCAGCAACCTTTTAACTTCAGCAACCCATAACCCAATTGAGtatgatattatgatatttGGATTTGGAAAAAAAGCGTTGTTTTTTAATTGGAATAGAATGAAATCGATGCTTAAGAACTTGTCACAAATGAATACATCTTGTTGCATGGAAAGTGAGTGAATTTCCGGATACAACACTGAACCGCTGATACAATTATTATGTGATCTTCTGTTTCAAACAACAATTAAAAACAACTAGGAATGAGTCAATCCTGGAATACAGTATAATTGAAAgtcaaacaacaattttagTTACGTAAAAGAAACATAGCAGATGAAAAGAATACTAGTATTACCGACGAGTATAAAGAATATCAAACTCcttcttaaaattaaatctgATTATAAGCTTAAGAAAGTGCATGTAGCTCAATTGTAAGACCACAAAGTCACGATGGTTGTTACACTTAAACATGGATTGaagttaaggtggtatgggacatctgtcgatatcaatgtgaattaaattacattacacatgtacttaaaatactttcatcggattaaaattttcaaatttttaaaatccccagcgggattcgaactcaggaCTTGCATGTACATAAAAGTAGTGAGCCTTCTAACCCATTGTGCTCGCTGTTTcctgataactttaaaaaaaattacatgtgtttataaaattgtactcaatttattctttatttcgaTGAATGGTACGCCACAACATCGAAGTGTACTGCACCAGCTTAAGGTTCGCCATCATCAAGAAATTACGAAGATATTCAAATCTGACACTAAATctgaacattttattaaaacaatacaCACAAAAAGCATGTCTTTGTTGTTTACAGAAAAATGATGACGCTCAAACTACTTTACCAAGTACAATGTAttactttttcatattttatatctcatatgaatattaacttttgaaaatgtacCGTGCTCTATAGTTAATAAACCCGGTcaaatggggggagggggtgaaaTATGATAGTGGCCTAACAAAAAATACTGAGTGTCCTCCATAGCTCGTCACACAAGCAGTAGACTGTACACTGTACATACTGTAGCAGCACAATATCATGACAAAGCGACCTCTCAGTCAAACCAAATGTCTTCGTGAACAAATATCATCTGTTATCTATTaagatttctttaaaactgcgtAATTAAATcttcattaaattatttcaaattccaACCCTATTCCCGCTGTATGTAAGCTGTTAGTTTACTTAGAATGTGTGAAACCTaccatatattttaatttttaatggaCGGTCTAACTTTCATTGTCGAAATCGAAAAGTACATATATACTCGGTCGCATTGAAATACTTTTGCAgccactatatatatatatgtgtcacTTCACCAAAATAGTTTCAGAAAATATTTGCcgtcttatatatatatatatatatatatatatatagacatatatataaatatagatatatttaaaaaaaaaataaaaatacatgtaatttcaatataatattttaaactaattttcgACAATAAACTATCATCATGATCtacatatcaataatttttatcGAAAATATCTAGAGGTAGGCAAAATTGTTATCCATTCTTTCACAGGAGATATTTGTTACTCGTACTTACAGTCTGTCCAAGATACTTATGCAGCacgtttgaaagatttttttgaaagaataaaaattcacatatctgtgaaagaaatgcaattaaaattgatgaaaggAAAAGTATCGGAGATATATCTTCATGGACAAATTATCGTTTTTCACTGGAAAAAATTCCCAGTGACGAAAATAGATTtccttctaaaaaaaatttaatgggAAATGTAAACaccttttctccatttggaggtcgctcggaatacctcgctcattttttcaatgttatcatcTGGGTACTTTCATCTCgcttgcaatgcaaaattcccgttcgttttatttttaacgTGTATTCAAACCCGGCAAGCTAAAGTGGGCGTTTCAAAGGAGAAATGTTGGAAAGAAAGAACATCGTTTGCACCATGAGgtatttaatttaacaaatattttattaagcaaTTAGGTATATGCAAATAGGTACATAATAGGATTGCACATCAAGCTGTGTCTATTTTAGTCCTCTCCCAAAGGTTCAAGATTACAattgatatttcaattatatttgaattatataaGTTCAACAGgtataaaatacaataagttcataatataatataaaacatgttattGCAGCATTAAAGGAGTTGAAATTCTCGTAGGGTTAAGATGAGAGAaagaacaagtgaaaagctgtcaatgtgacagcaaaccgggttttcttttatgtgaactgtatccataattcaagtcaacccatatccagtgaaatggtgtaccctatgtg
This genomic window from Magallana gigas chromosome 5, xbMagGiga1.1, whole genome shotgun sequence contains:
- the LOC117686736 gene encoding neuronal acetylcholine receptor subunit alpha-3-like, with translation MKCISSSCYFLLLTAGLSFMNVQCASYSDAERLLGDLFQNYSTDIRPNQNLSEATKVSMHPLIFSLNDFDEVSGVISIVFGIILDWHDFRLTWTPSNYGDIEMLPIPKKKLWVPSVFLINPANKMEALGNDDYLGRVHYSGAVQWTPGGLFKSLCNVNMYKFPFDTQSCFFTFALWGFLPFEAVLMPGKNISTIDTTYYSPNDLWKLESTEMKYSDIVTTESIIELRINLKRRALYFVINMLAPILLLSILNPLVFALPVDSGERVSYAITIFLSFAVFLTLISENMPKTSEPMSILSYFLVVTMTMSTLICILTIVTMRFHYRDSNLKVSKTAATVLKILQLKFLCIPCNMGKRKSQVRVASKLDDGFVQNVKDGKVEPITVEPVEEDTWKIVAEQYDQVLMYYFFFIVFFQWIMLLIVISI
- the LOC105340593 gene encoding tRNA (guanine-N(7)-)-methyltransferase isoform X2 — its product is MEPVRLPQKKFYRQRAHSNPMTDHNFDVPVKPEDMDWSEHYPDFYQTGQKITDCPHRVEFADIGCGYGGLLVSLSPMFSESLMLGIEIRVKVLDYVKDRIKALRAQNPGQYTNISCIRSNAMKYLPNFFQKGQLSKMFFLFPDPHFKKTKHKWRIISQSLLAEYAYVLRVGGVVYTITDVRDLHEWMVSHFDQFPLFERISGSELDNDPVVAKLYESTEEGQKVSRNKGDKHLAVYRRVEDPRLTDPTFFYQAS